The DNA segment AGTTGTTTAGAATCTAAAGTAATACCAATATTTTTTTGTTCTTGTAATGCAGCTTCCATATAGCGACCCATCGACGCGCCTAACGCATAGGCATTTTGCTCATTTTGAGTTTTAAATGCACTATTTAGTGTTGGCACTTTAGCGGCTGCTTCTTCAGCGAATGCATGAGGCGCACTGAATGCGAAAGCTAAACTGGTTGCCAGCAACGTCGTTTTTAATAAAGATTTCATCCCATTCTCCAGTATATGTTAGTGAGTCGCTACGTTTATCAACGATCATCGTAGATCTTCGCTTAAACGTTTTGCATCACGTCTTGCTGTCGTCGCGGTATAGATCTCATCCGCAGGTAGCAATTTCTTATGAATTTAAAAAATTTGCCGACACCCTTAACAGTTAATGTTAGGATTTTTGTCAGCACAGAGTGCTATCACATTAGCAAAATAGTCTTTTATCTCAAACCAGATTTATGTCTTCCTGTGTATATATCAGTAAATAAGATTAAATTTCTCAATATTTGTTAATCATATTCGTCGTAATAGGACATTTTGAAGGAGGAAAAACACAATGGATATTAAGGAAGTAGAGCGATTGCTCATTCAATTAGAAAGCAAAGTTGCTTTCCAAGATGCGACTATTGAAGAATTAAATCAGGTGGTCACACAGCAGCAAATTGAAATTAGCCGTTTTAAAGAAGCCTTAAAAATTGTTTCTGAGCGTCTAAAAAATTCTCAGACCTCAATACTCGCTAGACCTGAGGATGAAACGCCTCCGCCTCACTATTAAGTCATTGTTCGCTGTTAATATCAAAACTGAGAAACAAAAAAGGAGCGCTTAAACGCTCCTTTTGATCTTTTCAAAAAAAGATTAGTGCTGGCAACCACAACCGCCATTGCCGTGACCGTGGCCACCGTGACCATGACCGCCACCACCGCAGCATCCACCTTCTTCATCGTGTGAATGACCATGACCGTGACCACCGCCACAGCATCCGCCTTCTTCACCATGACCGTGGCCACCACAACATTCGTGCTCTTCTTCTTCACCGTGTACGTGACCGTGAGCTAATTCTTCTTCAGTCGCTTCACGAATTGCAACGATTTCAACATGAAACTTCAGGTTTTGACCTGCTAACATGTGGTTACCATCAACGATAACTTCGTCACCTTCAATACCAGTGATTTCTACTGGTACTGGACCTTGGTCGGTATCAGCAAGAAAACGCATGCCAACTTCTAACTCATCAACACCCACAAAAACATCTTTTGGGACGCGTTGAACTAAGTTTTCGTCGTATTGACCATATGCATCATCAGAAGCAACTTCTACGTCGAATTTTTCACCGACTTCGCGACCTGTTAATGCATTTTCTAAACCACTGATTAAAGAACCACGGCCATGCAGATAGTCTAACGGTGCGCTCACCGTGGACTCATCAACTAAAACACCGTCTTCTGATCTTACTTGATAAGCCAGACTAACTACCAAGTCGTTTGCTACTTTCATGACATCTCCTACATACCCGTGGGCAAAATTTTCCCGATTGTAACGAAAAATAAATCTTCTGTATCGGGTTATATCAAAAAAACCTACAATTATTGTGGTGTAAAGATCCCAATGACTTGTTCATTTTCACGAACAAGTGAGTTAACTTCACCCTCTGTTTGCCGTTGCTGATGGCCACATTTCGCACATTCCACAATATCCACTTTATCTTCACGCCACATTTTGAGTGTATCTAGAGCTTGACAGTGTGGACACACGGCTCCTGCGATAAAGCGTTTACGGGTTGCAGACATGGGGTCAGTTCTCCTATTTATCAATAGATTTTTTTTCTTTATGTATTTGAGGAATGTCTTCTGTTAAAGATTCATCCCAAATATCAGGCTGATGGTGCTCTTGACGAATTTCTTCACTAAAAAGCTCCTCAAGTTCTCGTCTCGCTTCTTTTACTCGAGAAACGTTAGAGA comes from the Proteus appendicitidis genome and includes:
- a CDS encoding SlyX family protein, with amino-acid sequence MDIKEVERLLIQLESKVAFQDATIEELNQVVTQQQIEISRFKEALKIVSERLKNSQTSILARPEDETPPPHY
- the slyD gene encoding peptidylprolyl isomerase codes for the protein MKVANDLVVSLAYQVRSEDGVLVDESTVSAPLDYLHGRGSLISGLENALTGREVGEKFDVEVASDDAYGQYDENLVQRVPKDVFVGVDELEVGMRFLADTDQGPVPVEITGIEGDEVIVDGNHMLAGQNLKFHVEIVAIREATEEELAHGHVHGEEEEHECCGGHGHGEEGGCCGGGHGHGHSHDEEGGCCGGGGHGHGGHGHGNGGCGCQH
- a CDS encoding YheV family putative zinc ribbon protein translates to MSATRKRFIAGAVCPHCQALDTLKMWREDKVDIVECAKCGHQQRQTEGEVNSLVRENEQVIGIFTPQ